From the Natrarchaeobaculum aegyptiacum genome, one window contains:
- a CDS encoding DUF433 domain-containing protein: protein MATVVRTDDVLGGEPRLEGTRVGVLDVYELVVGGGYPPADVADQLDRSLGEVYTALAYYHEHPEEMRECRREREEAVAELADRALQPPEPAQ, encoded by the coding sequence ATGGCGACTGTCGTCCGGACGGATGACGTTCTCGGTGGCGAGCCACGGCTCGAGGGAACACGGGTCGGCGTCCTCGACGTATACGAACTCGTCGTCGGCGGTGGCTATCCACCCGCAGACGTTGCAGACCAGCTCGATCGGTCACTCGGTGAGGTGTATACGGCACTCGCCTACTATCACGAGCACCCGGAAGAAATGCGTGAGTGCCGTCGGGAACGTGAGGAAGCAGTGGCCGAACTCGCTGACAGGGCACTCCAGCCACCAGAACCCGCACAGTGA